From Humisphaera borealis, the proteins below share one genomic window:
- a CDS encoding response regulator transcription factor, with protein sequence MRVLIVEDDPEINQLLAAYAQIAGFQPDCALTGEAALTLVATGTYSLVILDVMLPDIDGMEIARRLRTNPATMHLPIVVLTALTVDSTRRTALELGVQAFLNKPFDPDELIRVMRKWAKG encoded by the coding sequence ATGCGCGTTTTGATCGTCGAAGACGATCCCGAGATCAACCAGTTGCTGGCGGCGTACGCCCAGATCGCCGGCTTTCAGCCCGACTGCGCGCTGACCGGCGAAGCCGCCCTGACGCTGGTCGCCACCGGAACCTACAGTCTGGTGATCCTGGACGTGATGCTCCCCGACATCGACGGCATGGAGATCGCCCGGCGGCTGCGGACCAACCCGGCGACAATGCACCTTCCCATCGTCGTCCTCACCGCCCTCACCGTCGATTCCACCCGCCGAACGGCTTTGGAGTTGGGCGTACAGGCATTTTTGAACAAGCCGTTCGACCCGGACGAGCTGATTCGGGTGATGCGGAAGTGGGCGAAGGGGTAG
- a CDS encoding proteasome assembly chaperone family protein, with amino-acid sequence MPHDSLITFDPPLLENGAMLLAFSGWMDGGEVSTGTVNHLLSTLDTRKVAEIDPEGYYIYNFPGTMELASVFRPKVRYEEGLVKSLELPENTFHCDQSRKLVLFTGKEPNLNWRDFGDRILDLARMTGVQRIVFVGSFGGAVPHTREPRLFCSVSHEDLKPEYARYGLKFSDYEGPSSFVSFLLSRAPQVGIRMASIAAEIPGYLEGANPLSIEAVTRRLAKILDLKVDLAAMRLASDDWTSRVSELVEKDNKLRKHIAKLESAYDDALLEAAEE; translated from the coding sequence ATGCCCCATGATTCCCTGATCACGTTCGATCCCCCGCTTCTGGAAAACGGTGCCATGCTTCTGGCCTTCTCGGGCTGGATGGATGGCGGCGAGGTCTCGACCGGAACCGTCAATCACCTGCTGAGCACCCTCGACACCCGGAAGGTCGCCGAGATCGATCCCGAGGGCTACTACATCTACAACTTCCCCGGCACGATGGAGCTGGCATCCGTCTTTCGGCCGAAAGTGCGGTACGAAGAGGGTTTGGTCAAAAGCCTTGAGCTGCCGGAGAACACCTTCCATTGCGATCAATCCCGGAAGCTTGTCCTGTTCACCGGGAAAGAGCCGAACCTCAACTGGCGTGATTTCGGCGACCGCATTCTCGACCTGGCCCGCATGACGGGGGTGCAGAGGATTGTCTTCGTCGGCTCGTTCGGCGGTGCGGTGCCCCACACGCGCGAGCCGCGGCTGTTCTGCTCGGTATCCCACGAAGACCTGAAGCCCGAGTACGCACGCTACGGGCTGAAGTTCAGCGATTACGAAGGACCTTCGTCGTTCGTGTCATTCTTGTTGAGCCGTGCGCCCCAGGTTGGCATCCGCATGGCCAGCATTGCCGCGGAGATTCCGGGCTATCTCGAAGGGGCCAATCCGCTGAGTATCGAGGCGGTGACTCGCCGGCTCGCGAAAATTCTCGACCTGAAGGTGGACCTGGCGGCGATGCGGTTGGCAAGCGACGACTGGACGTCGCGCGTCAGCGAACTGGTGGAGAAGGACAACAAGCTTCGCAAGCACATCGCCAAGCTGGAAAGTGCGTACGACGATGCCCTGCTGGAAGCCGCGGAGGAGTAG
- a CDS encoding tRNA(His) guanylyltransferase Thg1 family protein yields MKFDELDAKMRVFETSHDYFVVPGIYIVVRLDGRSFTRLTKDVHKFEAPFDVRFRDMMLATVEHLMSCGPRVIYGYTQSDEISLLLHREDGSFNRKTRKLNSVLAGEASARFSLLLGDIGCFDSRVCELPTENLVVDYFRWRNEDAHRNALNAHCYWFLRRQGQTDTRATEMLSGLTVAEKNELLFQQGKINFNDLPVWQKRGSGVWWQDVVKVGVDPRTGTAVETTRRRLHRELDLPMRDAYDDVIRKMIVEANA; encoded by the coding sequence ATGAAGTTTGACGAACTCGACGCAAAGATGCGCGTCTTCGAAACCTCTCACGACTACTTTGTCGTGCCGGGCATCTATATCGTGGTCCGTCTGGATGGCCGGAGCTTCACCCGGTTGACGAAGGATGTACACAAGTTCGAAGCCCCCTTCGATGTGCGTTTCCGCGACATGATGCTCGCCACCGTCGAACACCTTATGTCCTGCGGCCCCCGTGTGATCTACGGCTATACGCAGAGCGACGAAATTTCTCTTCTGTTGCACCGCGAGGACGGCTCGTTCAATCGCAAGACACGCAAGCTCAACTCCGTCCTCGCTGGCGAAGCCAGTGCCAGGTTCTCGCTACTGTTGGGCGACATCGGATGCTTCGACTCCAGGGTTTGCGAACTGCCCACAGAGAACCTGGTTGTGGACTACTTCCGCTGGCGAAATGAAGACGCGCACCGTAACGCGCTCAATGCTCACTGTTATTGGTTCCTTCGGCGACAGGGGCAAACGGATACGCGTGCGACGGAGATGCTCTCCGGATTGACGGTCGCCGAGAAGAACGAACTGTTGTTTCAACAGGGCAAGATCAATTTCAACGACCTTCCCGTGTGGCAAAAGCGTGGTTCGGGCGTCTGGTGGCAAGACGTCGTTAAGGTAGGCGTTGATCCGCGTACCGGCACAGCAGTCGAAACGACCCGCCGTCGCCTTCATCGGGAACTGGACCTGCCGATGCGCGACGCGTACGACGATGTCATTCGAAAGATGATCGTTGAAGCCAACGCTTAG
- the rtcR gene encoding RNA repair transcriptional activator RtcR, which produces MPKPNKRQVAIGLLGPMLDSGKGTTRWERWRPTVSLFQHEDLAIDRFELLFEPKFTALKTIVSDDIRSVSPQTEVREHQLHFADAWDFQDVFGGLHDFCRSYAFNPDEEDYLVHITTGTHVAQICLFLLTESRYFPGKLIQTAPPTKWGSGPGSYGVVDLDLSKYDRLASRFDRETRESTSLLKSGIETRSDTFNRLIERIERVAVASKAPILLNGPTGAGKSHLARQIYELKKSRRQIAGPFVEVNCATLRGDGAMSALFGHVKGSFTGAASDRPGLLRAADGGLLFLDEIGELGTDEQAMLLRAIEEKRFLPVGSDKEARSDFQLIAGTNCDLPAAVAGGRFREDLLARINLWTFALPPLRERREDIEPNLTYELERFAQREGVKVAFNREARERFLAFAIGGDATWIGNFRDLNAAVTRMATLAAGGRITVETVAEEVDRLRRQWASTSLRDAGRASDDECLGSVLTNDAMEKIDRFDRVQLAEVIRVCRQSRTLSDAGRTLFAASRAQKAKPNDADRLRKYLARFGLDWEKACEG; this is translated from the coding sequence CGATGCTCGATTCGGGCAAGGGCACCACGCGGTGGGAACGCTGGCGACCGACCGTGTCGCTCTTTCAGCATGAAGACCTGGCGATCGATCGGTTCGAGCTGCTCTTTGAGCCGAAGTTCACCGCGCTCAAGACCATCGTCAGCGACGACATTCGCTCGGTGTCGCCGCAGACCGAGGTTCGGGAACACCAACTGCACTTCGCTGACGCGTGGGACTTTCAGGACGTCTTCGGCGGGCTGCACGACTTCTGCCGGTCTTACGCGTTCAACCCCGACGAGGAGGACTACCTCGTTCACATCACCACCGGCACGCACGTGGCGCAGATCTGCCTTTTCCTGCTGACCGAATCGCGGTACTTCCCGGGGAAGCTGATCCAGACCGCACCGCCGACCAAGTGGGGCAGCGGGCCGGGGTCGTATGGCGTGGTCGATCTCGACCTGTCGAAGTACGACCGTTTGGCGTCGCGCTTCGATCGCGAAACGCGAGAGAGCACTTCGCTGCTCAAGAGTGGCATCGAGACGCGCAGCGACACCTTCAACCGGCTGATCGAACGGATCGAACGCGTCGCCGTCGCGAGCAAGGCACCCATTCTGCTGAACGGGCCGACGGGCGCGGGCAAGTCGCACCTGGCACGGCAGATCTACGAACTGAAGAAGTCGCGACGGCAGATCGCCGGTCCGTTTGTGGAGGTGAACTGCGCCACGCTCCGCGGCGACGGGGCGATGTCGGCGCTGTTCGGCCATGTGAAGGGATCGTTCACCGGAGCGGCGAGCGACCGACCGGGCCTGCTTCGCGCGGCCGACGGCGGATTGCTCTTCCTCGACGAGATCGGCGAACTCGGCACTGACGAGCAGGCGATGCTTCTGCGGGCGATCGAAGAGAAACGCTTCCTGCCGGTCGGTTCAGACAAGGAAGCCCGCAGCGATTTCCAGCTGATCGCCGGCACCAACTGTGACCTGCCGGCGGCCGTTGCCGGCGGGCGGTTTCGCGAAGACCTGCTGGCCCGCATCAACCTCTGGACGTTCGCGCTCCCACCGCTGCGCGAACGGCGGGAAGACATCGAACCCAACCTCACCTACGAACTGGAACGCTTCGCCCAGCGCGAGGGCGTGAAAGTTGCGTTCAACCGAGAGGCGCGCGAGCGGTTCCTGGCGTTCGCGATCGGCGGCGATGCGACCTGGATCGGCAACTTCCGCGACCTCAACGCCGCCGTCACACGGATGGCCACACTGGCGGCCGGCGGGCGGATCACGGTCGAGACCGTCGCCGAAGAAGTGGATCGGCTCCGCCGGCAGTGGGCATCGACTTCTCTGCGCGACGCTGGCCGGGCGAGCGACGATGAATGTCTTGGCAGCGTGCTGACCAACGATGCAATGGAAAAGATCGATCGCTTTGATCGCGTGCAGCTCGCCGAGGTGATCCGCGTGTGCCGCCAATCGCGAACACTGTCGGACGCCGGGCGAACACTCTTCGCCGCGTCGCGGGCGCAGAAGGCCAAGCCCAACGACGCCGACCGGCTGAGGAAGTACCTGGCGCGGTTCGGGCTGGATTGGGAGAAGGCTTGCGAAGGTTGA
- a CDS encoding ATP-binding protein produces the protein MATAIIFCGLQGSGKSTFYARQFANTHIRLNLDMLRTRNREDILLHGCLAAQQAFVVDNTNPSPSQRMRYVALARAAGFESLECYWFDTGIEECIARNATRPDDARVPEIAIRGTAAKLMIPSKAEGFDRVWRVTWTAAGIEQLSELT, from the coding sequence GTGGCTACTGCGATCATCTTCTGTGGGCTTCAAGGATCGGGAAAGTCTACCTTTTATGCGCGTCAATTCGCGAATACGCATATCCGGTTGAATCTGGACATGCTCCGAACACGAAACCGTGAGGATATCCTGTTGCACGGGTGCCTTGCGGCACAGCAGGCCTTCGTGGTCGACAATACCAACCCCTCACCCTCTCAGCGGATGAGGTATGTCGCATTGGCGAGAGCCGCAGGATTTGAGTCCTTGGAGTGCTACTGGTTCGATACCGGAATCGAGGAATGTATTGCCCGCAATGCGACCCGGCCCGATGACGCACGCGTGCCGGAGATCGCGATCCGTGGGACGGCCGCGAAGCTCATGATCCCTTCGAAAGCCGAAGGATTCGATCGTGTCTGGCGTGTGACCTGGACTGCAGCGGGAATCGAGCAGTTGTCCGAATTGACGTAG
- a CDS encoding sugar phosphate isomerase/epimerase family protein, producing the protein MSRRSMLIGAGLMAASSVLPTAARGADPAATPVAAPAADQAAANKPSKLKKSINLWAFPYPQKWTLRQCLQLAKDAGFDGIELNYDLESDVSIKAGERELTDIRKTAADIGIAISGLCSFLYWPYPLSSNDPAKRKRGLELGGKMIEAAGLLGTENVLVVPGAVCIPWRDDHEPVPNDICEQRAREAVIQMIGLADKHKVYLNLENIFFNGFLMTPMEMASFVDSFRSDRVRVHFDTGNIMEYQYPEHWIRILGKRIKNVHLKEYTKKGTDHSLEAFRPLLDGTTNWPAVLQAFEAIGYDGYLTFEYFHPWMHWPEAFIHQTSDSLDRMLGRKTWKPA; encoded by the coding sequence ATGTCCCGCCGCTCGATGCTCATCGGCGCAGGTTTGATGGCGGCTTCATCCGTTCTGCCCACGGCGGCCCGCGGTGCCGACCCCGCCGCCACACCCGTCGCCGCGCCTGCCGCCGATCAGGCCGCCGCGAACAAGCCTTCAAAGCTGAAGAAGTCCATCAACCTCTGGGCGTTCCCCTACCCGCAAAAGTGGACGCTGCGCCAGTGCCTGCAACTGGCCAAAGACGCCGGCTTCGACGGCATCGAACTCAACTACGACCTCGAGAGCGACGTCTCCATCAAGGCCGGCGAAAGGGAACTCACCGACATCCGCAAGACGGCCGCCGACATCGGAATCGCCATCAGCGGGCTCTGCTCGTTCCTGTACTGGCCGTACCCGCTCAGCAGCAACGACCCCGCCAAGCGCAAGCGAGGCCTGGAACTGGGCGGCAAAATGATCGAGGCCGCCGGCCTGCTCGGCACCGAAAACGTGCTGGTCGTGCCCGGCGCCGTCTGCATTCCCTGGCGCGACGACCACGAGCCCGTTCCCAACGACATCTGCGAGCAGCGCGCCCGCGAAGCCGTCATCCAGATGATCGGCCTGGCCGACAAACACAAGGTCTACCTCAACCTCGAGAACATCTTCTTCAACGGCTTCCTCATGACGCCCATGGAGATGGCGAGCTTCGTCGACTCGTTCCGCTCCGATCGCGTGCGGGTGCATTTCGATACGGGGAACATCATGGAGTACCAGTACCCCGAGCACTGGATCAGGATCCTCGGTAAGCGGATCAAGAACGTCCACCTGAAGGAATACACCAAGAAGGGCACCGACCACTCGCTGGAAGCGTTCCGCCCGCTGCTCGACGGCACCACCAACTGGCCCGCCGTCCTGCAGGCGTTCGAAGCGATCGGCTACGACGGCTACCTGACGTTCGAATACTTCCACCCTTGGATGCACTGGCCGGAGGCGTTCATCCACCAGACCAGCGATTCGCTCGACCGCATGCTCGGCCGCAAGACGTGGAAGCCCGCGTAG
- a CDS encoding ECF-type sigma factor: MGEHDGESEPQVEGRTSAQYGSELLPLVYDQLRKLARQRMAGERIGHTLQATALVHEAFLRIVGPQSNGSQNTGPKFSNVGHFYRAAAEAMRRILIEHARAHATDKRGGGVHRLSFTTVLDLAAAPDPEEILAFDDALSRLESQAADAAAIVRLRFYAGLSVEETAESLGISPRQVNREWQFARAWLYRELGSPDQP; the protein is encoded by the coding sequence ATGGGTGAACACGACGGGGAATCAGAACCGCAAGTCGAGGGCAGGACTTCCGCCCAATACGGGAGCGAGCTTCTGCCGCTGGTTTACGACCAGTTGCGCAAGCTCGCGCGTCAGCGGATGGCGGGCGAGCGGATCGGTCACACCCTGCAGGCGACGGCGCTGGTTCACGAAGCGTTCCTGCGAATCGTCGGCCCGCAAAGCAACGGATCCCAAAATACTGGCCCCAAGTTCAGTAACGTGGGGCACTTCTATCGCGCCGCCGCCGAGGCCATGCGGCGGATCCTCATCGAACACGCCCGCGCCCATGCCACCGATAAACGGGGCGGCGGGGTGCATCGCCTGAGCTTCACCACCGTCCTTGATCTGGCCGCCGCGCCCGATCCTGAAGAAATCCTGGCGTTCGACGACGCTCTTTCTCGCTTAGAGAGTCAGGCAGCAGATGCAGCCGCGATTGTGCGGCTGCGTTTTTATGCCGGATTGTCCGTGGAAGAGACGGCCGAATCGCTGGGCATTTCGCCCCGCCAAGTCAATCGCGAATGGCAGTTCGCGCGGGCCTGGCTCTACCGTGAGCTGGGTTCGCCGGATCAGCCGTAG
- a CDS encoding aminopeptidase, whose translation MTDPRIIKLADLLVNYSCAVKKGEALLLEAIDVPHAFTKAVIAAVAKAGGKPLVTLKSNEINRALMMAGDGGQWDLISEVEKKQMQSVQCYIGARGNANISELSDVPGDQQKKYESTVWTKVHHQIRIKKTRWCVLRWPSPSMAQMAEMSTEAFEDFFFDVCTMDYRKMAKAMQPLAKLMTKTDKVRLKGPGDTDLTFSMKGIAGIPCDGRVNIPDGEVFSAPVKNSVNGVIQFNAPTIYRGTTHNDIRLTFKDGKVVEATSSATEKLNEVLDTDAGSRYVGEFAIGFNPYVTKPMKDILFDEKIAGSIHFTPGACYDEASNGNKSKIHWDMVMRQDPAVGGGEIWFDGKLIRKDGKFVMKELLGLNPENLK comes from the coding sequence ATGACCGACCCCCGAATCATCAAGCTGGCCGACCTGCTCGTGAACTACTCCTGCGCTGTGAAGAAGGGCGAAGCCCTGCTTCTGGAGGCGATCGATGTGCCGCACGCCTTCACCAAGGCGGTCATCGCCGCGGTCGCCAAGGCCGGCGGCAAGCCGCTGGTGACGCTCAAGAGCAACGAAATCAACCGCGCCCTGATGATGGCCGGCGACGGCGGGCAATGGGATCTGATTTCCGAGGTCGAAAAGAAACAGATGCAGTCGGTGCAGTGCTACATCGGCGCCCGCGGCAACGCCAACATCTCCGAGCTGTCCGATGTCCCCGGCGACCAGCAGAAGAAGTACGAATCCACCGTCTGGACGAAGGTCCACCACCAGATCCGCATCAAGAAGACCCGCTGGTGCGTCCTCCGCTGGCCCAGCCCCAGCATGGCCCAGATGGCCGAGATGAGCACCGAAGCGTTCGAAGACTTCTTCTTCGACGTCTGCACGATGGACTACCGCAAGATGGCCAAGGCGATGCAGCCGCTGGCGAAGCTCATGACCAAGACCGACAAGGTCCGCCTGAAGGGCCCCGGCGATACCGATCTGACCTTCAGCATGAAGGGCATCGCCGGCATTCCGTGCGACGGCCGGGTGAACATTCCCGACGGCGAAGTCTTCAGCGCGCCGGTGAAGAACAGCGTCAATGGCGTCATCCAGTTCAACGCGCCGACGATCTACCGCGGCACCACCCACAACGACATCCGCCTGACGTTCAAGGACGGCAAGGTGGTCGAGGCGACCAGCAGCGCGACCGAGAAGCTCAATGAGGTGCTCGATACCGACGCTGGCAGCCGGTACGTCGGCGAGTTCGCGATCGGGTTCAACCCGTACGTGACCAAGCCGATGAAGGACATCCTGTTCGACGAGAAGATCGCCGGCAGCATCCACTTCACGCCCGGCGCGTGTTACGACGAGGCGAGCAACGGCAACAAGAGCAAGATTCACTGGGACATGGTGATGCGCCAGGACCCGGCCGTCGGCGGCGGCGAGATCTGGTTCGACGGGAAGCTGATCCGCAAGGACGGGAAGTTCGTGATGAAGGAGTTGCTGGGGCTGAATCCCGAGAACTTGAAGTGA